One segment of Shewanella piezotolerans WP3 DNA contains the following:
- a CDS encoding HlyD family secretion protein, whose translation MSVNKIVIATPILLLAILAGGYYWWNEVRNFESTDNAYVEADISNISVKVPGYVTATFVTDNQHVEKGQLLAQLEDNQYRAKVAQNQAMLASANADLKTLAAQVDLQQALITQASAGVAAAEAERIRSSQQLNRATQLKVKNYSSQDTVDEAQAGFQSALAHLDEAKAVLVAKQRELAVFKSQLIEADSSVEQAQAGLALAKIQLADTQITSPFNGIVGKRGALLGQYVQPGQAIYSLVPDNAVWITANFKETQIEHMQPGQEVSVELDAFSNESFIGVIDSLAPASGAKFSLLPAENATGNFTKIVQRIPVRIRLESATSGDIQQVRIVPGLSALVKVDTSKSGLTEAVALNSAKQ comes from the coding sequence CGACAGATAATGCCTATGTTGAAGCTGATATCTCTAATATCAGCGTTAAAGTGCCGGGGTATGTTACGGCGACTTTCGTCACTGATAATCAGCATGTCGAGAAAGGCCAGTTATTGGCGCAACTCGAAGATAATCAATACAGAGCAAAAGTAGCACAAAATCAGGCCATGCTGGCTAGCGCCAACGCCGATCTGAAGACATTAGCAGCGCAAGTTGATTTGCAGCAAGCACTTATCACTCAAGCGAGTGCAGGCGTTGCTGCTGCAGAGGCTGAAAGGATACGTTCATCGCAGCAGCTTAATCGAGCCACACAGCTAAAAGTTAAAAACTACAGCTCACAAGATACCGTTGACGAAGCTCAGGCAGGCTTTCAATCTGCACTGGCTCACCTGGATGAAGCTAAAGCGGTTTTGGTGGCTAAGCAACGAGAGCTGGCCGTTTTTAAATCGCAACTTATTGAGGCCGATTCGAGCGTTGAGCAAGCTCAGGCTGGTCTCGCGTTGGCTAAAATTCAATTGGCAGATACACAAATAACATCCCCATTTAATGGCATTGTAGGTAAGCGCGGTGCCTTACTGGGGCAATACGTGCAACCAGGGCAAGCTATCTATAGTTTAGTTCCAGATAATGCCGTATGGATAACTGCAAACTTTAAAGAAACCCAAATCGAACACATGCAGCCTGGACAAGAGGTATCGGTTGAACTAGATGCGTTTTCTAATGAATCATTTATTGGAGTGATAGACAGTTTAGCTCCAGCATCTGGTGCTAAATTTAGCTTGTTACCAGCTGAGAATGCCACAGGAAATTTCACCAAAATAGTACAAAGGATCCCTGTAAGGATCAGGCTTGAATCAGCAACTTCTGGTGACATTCAACAGGTAAGAATCGTCCCCGGTTTGAGCGCATTAGTGAAGGTGGATACATCGAAAAGTGGCTTAACTGAAGCCGTTGCTCTTAACTCGGCTAAACAATAA